A portion of the Lathamus discolor isolate bLatDis1 chromosome 5, bLatDis1.hap1, whole genome shotgun sequence genome contains these proteins:
- the TFAP2B gene encoding transcription factor AP-2-beta isoform X3 produces the protein MLVHTYSAMDRHDGVPSHSSRLSQLGSVSQGPYSSAPPLSHTPSSDFQPPYFPPPYQPLPYHQSQDPYSHVNDPYSLNPLHQPQQHPWGQRQRQEVGSETGSLLPQPRAALPQLSGLDPRRDYHSVRRPDVLLHSAHHGLDSGMGDSLALHGIGHPGMEEVQSVEDANNSGMNLLDQSVIKKVPVPPKSVTSLMMNKDGFLGGISVNTGEVFCSVPGRLSLLSSTSKYKVTVGEVQRRLSPPECLNASLLGGVLRRAKSKNGGRSLRERLEKIGLNLPAGRRKAANVTLLTSLVEGEAVHLARDFGYICETEFPAKAVSEYLNRQHTDPSDLHSRKNMLLATKQLCKEFTDLLAQDRTPIGNSRPTPILEPGIQSCLTHFSLITHGFGAPAICAALTALQNYLTEALKGMDKMFLNNNTANRHTSGEGPGSKTGDKEEKHRK, from the exons atgtTAGTCCACACCTATTCCGCCATG GACCGGCATGATGGAGTGCCCAGCCACAGTTCCAGGTTGTCCCAGCTGGGATCCGTCTCCCAGGGACCCTACTCCAGCGCTCCTCCGCTCTCTCACACCCCATCCTCGGATTTCCAGCCGCCTTACTTCCCACCCCCTTACCAGCCTCTTCCTTACCACCAAAGCCAGGACCCTTACTCCCATGTCAATGACCCCTACTCCCTAAACCCCCTGCATCaaccccagcagcatccctggggccAGAGGCAGAGGCAAGAGGTGGGATCGGAGACGGGGtcactgctgccacagcctcgGGCCGCCCTGCCCCAGCTCTCGGGCCTGGATCCCAGGCGGGACTACCACTCCGTGAGGAGGCCCGATGTCCTGCTCCACTCAGCTCACCATGGCCTTGACTCCGGGATGGGGGACAGCCTTGCCCTGCACGGCATCGGGCACCCGGGGATGGAGGAGGTCCAG TCAGTTGAAGATGCCAATAACAGCGGTATGAACTTACTGGACCAGTCTGTCATTAAAAAAG ttcctgTTCCTCCAAAATCTGTTACTTCTTTGATGAtgaacaaagatggcttcctgGGTGGAATTTCAGTCAATACTGGAGAGGTGTTTTGCTCTGTACCTGGCCGCTTGTCCTTGCTTAGTTCAACTTCAAAGTATAAAGTAACTGTAGGAGAAGTTCAAAGACGCCTTTCTCCTCCAGAGTGTCTGAATGCATCCCTTCTAGGAGGAGTACTTAGAAG AGCCAAATCGAAAAACGGGGGGAGATCTTTGAGAGAAAGACTAGAAAAAATCGGTTTGAATTTACCAGCCGGCAGGCGTAAGGCCGCAAATGTCACTTTACTCACCTCTTTGGTGGAAG GTGAGGCCGTTCATTTAGCCCGGGATTTTGGGTACATCTGCGAAACGGAGTTCCCAGCCAAAGCTGTTTCTGAGTACTTGAACAGACAGCACACGGACCCCAGCGACCTCCACTCCAGGAAAAACATGCTGCTTGCTACAAA GCAACTTTGTAAAGAATTTACAGATCTCTTGGCCCAGGACAGGACGCCCATTGGAAACAGCCGGCCCACCCCTATATTGGAACCGGGCATTCAGAGCTGCTTGACTCACTTCAGCCTCATCACTCATGGCTTTGGGGCCCCGGCTATCTGCGCTGCCCTCACGGCCCTTCAAAACTACCTGACTGAAGCTCTCAAAGGCATGGACAAGATGTTCTTGAACAACAACACTGCTAACAGGCACACATCTGGCGAAGGACCAGGTAGTAAAACTGGAGacaaggaagagaaacacagaaaatga
- the TFAP2B gene encoding transcription factor AP-2-beta isoform X1 gives MLVHTYSAMDRHDGVPSHSSRLSQLGSVSQGPYSSAPPLSHTPSSDFQPPYFPPPYQPLPYHQSQDPYSHVNDPYSLNPLHQPQQHPWGQRQRQEVGSETGSLLPQPRAALPQLSGLDPRRDYHSVRRPDVLLHSAHHGLDSGMGDSLALHGIGHPGMEEVQSVEDANNSGMNLLDQSVIKKERRCPLYKRHRGALGETQAQTRKLPVPVPPKSVTSLMMNKDGFLGGISVNTGEVFCSVPGRLSLLSSTSKYKVTVGEVQRRLSPPECLNASLLGGVLRRAKSKNGGRSLRERLEKIGLNLPAGRRKAANVTLLTSLVEGEAVHLARDFGYICETEFPAKAVSEYLNRQHTDPSDLHSRKNMLLATKQLCKEFTDLLAQDRTPIGNSRPTPILEPGIQSCLTHFSLITHGFGAPAICAALTALQNYLTEALKGMDKMFLNNNTANRHTSGEGPALPAWLMSFFKED, from the exons atgtTAGTCCACACCTATTCCGCCATG GACCGGCATGATGGAGTGCCCAGCCACAGTTCCAGGTTGTCCCAGCTGGGATCCGTCTCCCAGGGACCCTACTCCAGCGCTCCTCCGCTCTCTCACACCCCATCCTCGGATTTCCAGCCGCCTTACTTCCCACCCCCTTACCAGCCTCTTCCTTACCACCAAAGCCAGGACCCTTACTCCCATGTCAATGACCCCTACTCCCTAAACCCCCTGCATCaaccccagcagcatccctggggccAGAGGCAGAGGCAAGAGGTGGGATCGGAGACGGGGtcactgctgccacagcctcgGGCCGCCCTGCCCCAGCTCTCGGGCCTGGATCCCAGGCGGGACTACCACTCCGTGAGGAGGCCCGATGTCCTGCTCCACTCAGCTCACCATGGCCTTGACTCCGGGATGGGGGACAGCCTTGCCCTGCACGGCATCGGGCACCCGGGGATGGAGGAGGTCCAG TCAGTTGAAGATGCCAATAACAGCGGTATGAACTTACTGGACCAGTCTGTCATTAAAAAAG agaGGCGCTGTCCGTTGTACAAAAGGCATCGGGGGGCTCTGGGTGAGACACAGGCTCAAACCCGAAAGTTGCCAG ttcctgTTCCTCCAAAATCTGTTACTTCTTTGATGAtgaacaaagatggcttcctgGGTGGAATTTCAGTCAATACTGGAGAGGTGTTTTGCTCTGTACCTGGCCGCTTGTCCTTGCTTAGTTCAACTTCAAAGTATAAAGTAACTGTAGGAGAAGTTCAAAGACGCCTTTCTCCTCCAGAGTGTCTGAATGCATCCCTTCTAGGAGGAGTACTTAGAAG AGCCAAATCGAAAAACGGGGGGAGATCTTTGAGAGAAAGACTAGAAAAAATCGGTTTGAATTTACCAGCCGGCAGGCGTAAGGCCGCAAATGTCACTTTACTCACCTCTTTGGTGGAAG GTGAGGCCGTTCATTTAGCCCGGGATTTTGGGTACATCTGCGAAACGGAGTTCCCAGCCAAAGCTGTTTCTGAGTACTTGAACAGACAGCACACGGACCCCAGCGACCTCCACTCCAGGAAAAACATGCTGCTTGCTACAAA GCAACTTTGTAAAGAATTTACAGATCTCTTGGCCCAGGACAGGACGCCCATTGGAAACAGCCGGCCCACCCCTATATTGGAACCGGGCATTCAGAGCTGCTTGACTCACTTCAGCCTCATCACTCATGGCTTTGGGGCCCCGGCTATCTGCGCTGCCCTCACGGCCCTTCAAAACTACCTGACTGAAGCTCTCAAAGGCATGGACAAGATGTTCTTGAACAACAACACTGCTAACAGGCACACATCTGGCGAAGGACCAG CTTTGCCCGCTTGGCTTATGAGCTTCTTCAAAGAGGACTAG
- the TFAP2B gene encoding transcription factor AP-2-beta isoform X2, whose translation MLVHTYSAMDRHDGVPSHSSRLSQLGSVSQGPYSSAPPLSHTPSSDFQPPYFPPPYQPLPYHQSQDPYSHVNDPYSLNPLHQPQQHPWGQRQRQEVGSETGSLLPQPRAALPQLSGLDPRRDYHSVRRPDVLLHSAHHGLDSGMGDSLALHGIGHPGMEEVQSVEDANNSGMNLLDQSVIKKERRCPLYKRHRGALGETQAQTRKLPVPVPPKSVTSLMMNKDGFLGGISVNTGEVFCSVPGRLSLLSSTSKYKVTVGEVQRRLSPPECLNASLLGGVLRRAKSKNGGRSLRERLEKIGLNLPAGRRKAANVTLLTSLVEGEAVHLARDFGYICETEFPAKAVSEYLNRQHTDPSDLHSRKNMLLATKQLCKEFTDLLAQDRTPIGNSRPTPILEPGIQSCLTHFSLITHGFGAPAICAALTALQNYLTEALKGMDKMFLNNNTANRHTSGEGPDRLSV comes from the exons atgtTAGTCCACACCTATTCCGCCATG GACCGGCATGATGGAGTGCCCAGCCACAGTTCCAGGTTGTCCCAGCTGGGATCCGTCTCCCAGGGACCCTACTCCAGCGCTCCTCCGCTCTCTCACACCCCATCCTCGGATTTCCAGCCGCCTTACTTCCCACCCCCTTACCAGCCTCTTCCTTACCACCAAAGCCAGGACCCTTACTCCCATGTCAATGACCCCTACTCCCTAAACCCCCTGCATCaaccccagcagcatccctggggccAGAGGCAGAGGCAAGAGGTGGGATCGGAGACGGGGtcactgctgccacagcctcgGGCCGCCCTGCCCCAGCTCTCGGGCCTGGATCCCAGGCGGGACTACCACTCCGTGAGGAGGCCCGATGTCCTGCTCCACTCAGCTCACCATGGCCTTGACTCCGGGATGGGGGACAGCCTTGCCCTGCACGGCATCGGGCACCCGGGGATGGAGGAGGTCCAG TCAGTTGAAGATGCCAATAACAGCGGTATGAACTTACTGGACCAGTCTGTCATTAAAAAAG agaGGCGCTGTCCGTTGTACAAAAGGCATCGGGGGGCTCTGGGTGAGACACAGGCTCAAACCCGAAAGTTGCCAG ttcctgTTCCTCCAAAATCTGTTACTTCTTTGATGAtgaacaaagatggcttcctgGGTGGAATTTCAGTCAATACTGGAGAGGTGTTTTGCTCTGTACCTGGCCGCTTGTCCTTGCTTAGTTCAACTTCAAAGTATAAAGTAACTGTAGGAGAAGTTCAAAGACGCCTTTCTCCTCCAGAGTGTCTGAATGCATCCCTTCTAGGAGGAGTACTTAGAAG AGCCAAATCGAAAAACGGGGGGAGATCTTTGAGAGAAAGACTAGAAAAAATCGGTTTGAATTTACCAGCCGGCAGGCGTAAGGCCGCAAATGTCACTTTACTCACCTCTTTGGTGGAAG GTGAGGCCGTTCATTTAGCCCGGGATTTTGGGTACATCTGCGAAACGGAGTTCCCAGCCAAAGCTGTTTCTGAGTACTTGAACAGACAGCACACGGACCCCAGCGACCTCCACTCCAGGAAAAACATGCTGCTTGCTACAAA GCAACTTTGTAAAGAATTTACAGATCTCTTGGCCCAGGACAGGACGCCCATTGGAAACAGCCGGCCCACCCCTATATTGGAACCGGGCATTCAGAGCTGCTTGACTCACTTCAGCCTCATCACTCATGGCTTTGGGGCCCCGGCTATCTGCGCTGCCCTCACGGCCCTTCAAAACTACCTGACTGAAGCTCTCAAAGGCATGGACAAGATGTTCTTGAACAACAACACTGCTAACAGGCACACATCTGGCGAAGGACCAG ACAGACTCTCTGTTTAG